From the Penicillium oxalicum strain HP7-1 chromosome V, whole genome shotgun sequence genome, one window contains:
- a CDS encoding Dol-P-Glc:Glc(2)Man(9)GlcNAc(2)-PP-Dol alpha-1,2-glucosyltransferase → MSLISESDISRAARYAVPFALLLIPVWRTKVNTEVSEPYLDEVFHVPQAQAYWAHKWTQWDSKLTTPPGLYLWSYGLCAILLALRGSPAKLDTQALRTTNAVTTGIFLPWRLQSLSDGIRKARNTRPLGAWLSHTVLNICLFPPLFFFSGLYYTDILALLAVVEAYNWDLKRASAANSFLLSTLGFLLFGLAALVCRQTNIFWVSVFLGGLQAVRKIRQSSKTCESSGISAIVRGGLRNEIYDPPVSEASLQDYFKTGISFVAVATKTPISTVASIFPHLVILAAFGAFVVWNDGVVLGHKEYHTAEIHLAQMLYIWPYFAFFSWPILAIPTLNVLLPKKLLPRYIDYGLPEKQKKLPSIAATLIVIPAMLAIVHFNTIVHPFTLADNRHYVFYVFRILLRIHPAIKYAAVLAYFLCGWAVLSAFGFAILPPPPRLLQIPAGMKPASAVSKSAVKQQSQEAKKPTRSRKSTTKKEGPKPSQPDPITPEVLARVQQSLVQRQKQQADVPRVSFVLVWLAATTLSLVTAPLVEPRYFIIPWVMWRLHLPTSVLEAFRQRRPRDENERTRADLAMNAPRFLETAWFIIINLVTGYVFLYKGFEWPQEPGKIQRFMW, encoded by the exons ATGAGTTTGATTTCAGAGTCAGATATCAGCCGTGCGGCGCGGTACGCCGTTCCCTTcgctctcctcctcatccccgTCTGGCGTACCAAGGTCAACACCGAAGTTTCCGAGCCATATCTCGACGAGGTCTTTCATGTCCCTCAGGCGCAGGCGTACTGGGCGCATAAGTGGACGCAATGGGATTCTAAATTGACCACTCCCCCGGGCTTATATCTGTGGTCTTACGGGCTTTGCGCCATCCTTCTCGCACTGCGCGGATCGCCAGCGAAGCTGGACACTCAAGCTCTGCGAACAACGAATGCTGTGACGACCGGAATCTTTCTTCCCTGGAGGCTCCAGTCATTATCGGATGGGATTCGCAAGGCTCGCAATACACGTCCATTAGGCGCGTGGCTCAGCCATACAGTCCTGAACATCTGCTTATTCCCCccactcttttttttctccgggCTATACTACACCGACATTCTCGCACTATTGGCAGTCGTTGAAGCATATAATTGGGATCTCAAGAGAGCTTCCGCGGCAAattccttccttctctcaACCCTGGGCTTTTTGCTGTTTGGATTGGCTGCATTGGTGTGTCGACAGACAAACATTTTCTGGGTCTCTGTTTTCCTCGGAGGTCTGCAGGCAGTCAGGAAGATCAGACAATCTTCGAAGACCTGTGAATCTTCGGGAATTTCTGCAATTGTCCGAGGGGGTCTACGAAACGAGATCTATGATCCGCCCGTCTCCGAAGCGTCTTTGCAAG ATTACTTCAAGACTGGTATATCGTTCGTGGCGGTGGCTACGAAAACTCCCATCTCAACCGTCGCCTCTATCTTCCCTCATCTCGTCATCCTCGCGGCGTTCGGTGCGTTTGTAGTGTGGAATGACGGTGTGGTTCTCG GACATAAGGAGTATCACACCGCCGAAATTCACCTCGCGCAAATGCTCTACATTTGGCCCTactttgctttcttttcttggccCATTCTAGCCATCCCCACCCTGAATGTTCTGCTTCCAAAGAAGCTTCTTCCACGATATATCGATTACGGTCTCCcggagaagcagaaaaagcTGCCCAGCATCGCTGCAACTCTGATCGTCATCCCTGCGATGCTTGCCATTGTCCATTTCAACACCATTGTGCATCCTTTTACCCTGGCCGACAACCGACACTACGTCTTCTACGTGTTCCGCATTCTTCTCCGCATTCATCCTGCCATCAAGTATGCTGCCGTACTAGCATACTTCCTGTGCGGCTGGGCGGTGCTTTCAGCTTTTGGGTTCGCCATCTTGCCACCTCCGCCGCGTCTTCTTCAGATCCCAGCTGGTATGAAGCCAGCGTCGGCTGTCTCCAAATCTGCAGTCAAACAACAAAGTCAGGAGGCGAAAAAGCCCACCAGATCACGCAAGTCCACCACGAAGAAGGAGGGACCCAAGCCAAGTCAACCCGATCCTATTACGCCAGAAGTACTGGCTCGGGTTCAACAGTCTCTCGTTCAACGCCAAAAGCAGCAAGCCGACGTGCCCCGCGTCAGCTTCGTTCTCGTTTGGCTTGCTGCCACGACTTTGTCCCTTGTGACTGCACCCCTTGTCGAGCCACGGTACTTTATCATTCCGTGGGTGATGTGGCGCTTGCACCTGCCCACGTCCGTTCTCGAGGCGTTCCGACAGCGCAGACCCCGAGATGAGAACGAAAGAACCCGCGCGGATCTTGCTATGAATGCCCCCAGGTTTTTGGAGACTGCTtggttcatcatcatcaatttgGTGACAGGCTATGTCTTTTTATACAAGGGATTTGAGTGGCCGCAAGAACCTGGCAAGATTCAGCGATTCATGTGGTAA
- a CDS encoding Acetylaranotin bis-thiomethyltransferase: protein MAANTKGWEKIFKDDQFVKQYKTGEHITGRFARILLDQSGLLTNSSPDTSLIVFDNACGTGVVSSILQSELDDQVKRKMQLTCGDISPGMLEYAKARADEEGWQNARFEIIDAQQSGLPSSHFTHVIASFVLILPGALLVYMALPKSLAALDDATRILRPGGTLAFSTWIQPGWLSVMQKGIETIPGNLPFPSASQFLAALNGEKWNSIEWIVSELEKRGYQDVNVRPVTDKLSLNVSDFENMSMTMFPMVTKAFWTEEQRKYSLDEVRLALRNYLQNTYGHEGDIPMQWTAIMATARKPN from the exons ATGGCTGCAAACACAAAAGGCtgggagaagatcttcaaagATGACCAGTTTGTCAAGCAGTACAAAACCGGCGAACATATTACTGGTCGATTTGCCCGGATTCTTCTCGATCAGAGTGGCTTGCTCACCAATTCTTCTCCCGATACTTCGCTCATAGTGTTCGACAATGCGTGTGGTACTGGTGTCGTTTCTAGTATCTTGCAAAGTGAGCTTGATGATCAAGTCAAACGCAAAATGCAATTGACCTGCGGAGACATCTCACCGGGGATGTTGGAATACGCCAAAGCCCGGGCAGATGAGGAGGGTTGGCAAAACGCGCGTTTTGAGATCATCGATGCGCAGCAGTCCGGACTTCCCTCGTCGCACTTTACCCACGTTATTGCTTCGTTTG TGCTTATTCTGCCTGGTGCGCTTCTAGTTTACATGGCGCTTCCAAAGTCACTGGCAGCTCTTGATG ATGCTACCAGAATCCTGCGGCCCGGGGGCACTCTAGCATTTTCGACTTGGATACAGC CCGGATGGCTCTCCGTCATGCAGAAAGGTATCGAGACAATTCCAGGGAATCTTCCATTTCCCAGTGCCTCGCAATTTCTCGCGGCCTTGAATGGTGAGAAGTGGAACTCAATTGAATGGATCGTCTCAGAGTTGGAAAAACGAGGCTACCAGGACGTCAACGTGCGCCCTGTCACTGACAAATTATCACTCAACGTGTCTGATTTCGAGAACATGAGCATGACCATGTTTCCAATGGTGACCAAGGCCTTCTGGACTGAAGAACAGCGAAAGTACAGTCTCGACGAGGTTCGCCTTGCATTGAGAAATTACCTACAGAACACTTATGGGCACGAAGGAGACATTCCAATGCAGTGGACTGCGATTATGGCGACAGCTCGCAAGCCCAATTAG
- a CDS encoding Structural maintenance of chromosomes protein 2, which translates to MRIIEIVIDGFKSYAVRTVISGWDESFNSITGLNGSGKSNILDAICFVLGITNMSTVRAQNLQDLIYKRGQAGVTKASVTIVFDNRDTAKSPIGFEEYANISVTRQIVLGGTSKYLINGHRAQQQTVQNLFQSVQLNINNPNFLIMQGRITKVLNMKAVEILSMIEEAAGTRMFEDRREKAIKTMSKKELKLREIEELLKEEIEPKLEKLRSEKRAFLDFQQTQNDLERLTRLVVAHDYVRGGERLRVAGEECDRKRSKVRALEENTEKLRSEIAHLEEDVKRVRTARDKELRKGGKFQALEDEVKNYSHELVRLTTVFDLKNASAEEEKEKRTAIQKSVRELEKTLKEKKKIYDRLQAQYDAAKAQLDAQNVEVEQKEELLQTLQTGVASKEGQESGYQGQLQDARNRVSNAATVQEQAKLKISNFEKRIKEEEPRARKAKEQNSGLLKDLEEMKSQARQLESELTRLGFEPGKEEQIYQEQAGLQRDIRDLRQRADALRRKAANIDFNYQDPHPRFDRSKVKGLVAQLFTLNKDQVAAATALEICAGGRLYNVVVDSAETGTQLLQNGKLRKRVTIIPLNKISAFRASAEKIGAAQNIAPGKVDLALSLIGYDEEVVAAMNYVFGNTLICQDAETAKRVTFDPSVRMKSVTFDGDVYDPSGTLSGGSSPNSSGVLVTLQKLNEITKEMRSKERQLASLEETMIREKKKLDAVRAIKQELDLKSHEIKLTQEQINGNSSSSIIQAVEEMKSNIEQLKTDIVDAKTRHAEAIKDIKRIEKDMSEFNNNKDTKLAELQDSLNSLKKSLNKNSASVKELQKELQSSRLDSEQVGSDLSAAEEQLAESENTLQAQVEEIQSLQREQSRLKDAHEIAQAQLDDERAKLTGFDEELRDLEEAMQSKSSQITEGGLEMQKLGHQLEKLQKDQQNAAQAVSHMEQEHEWIADEKEQFGRPNTPYHFQNQNIAECKSTLRNLTERSQGMKKKINPKVMNMIDSVEKKEAALKNMMRTVIRDKSKIEETIINLNEYKKEALHKTWVKVNGDFGQIFNELLPGSFAKLDPPEGKDITDGLEVKVSLGKVWKQSLTELSGGQRSLIALSLIMALLQFKPAPMYILDEVDAALDLSHTQNIGRLIKTRFKGSQFIVVSLKDGMFQNANRIFRTRFSEGTSIVQALTPADMK; encoded by the exons ATGCGGATCATCGAAATTGTCATAGAC GGATTTAAATCCTACGCCGTGCGAACGGTGATCTCAGGATG GGATGAATCATTCAACTCGATTACTGGCCTCAATGGCTCTGGTAAATCCAACATTTTGGACGCCATTTGCTTTGTTCTCGGAATTACCAACATGAGCACCGTTCGAGCGCAAAACCTCCAAGACCTCATCTACAAGCGTGGCCAAGCCGGTGTCACCAAAGCCAGTGTGACTATTGTGTTCGACAACCGCGACACTGCGAAGTCGCCAATTGGCTTCGAGGAGTACGCCAACATTTCGGTTACTCGCCAGATCGTGCTCGGTGGCACAAGCAAATATCTCATCAACGGCCATCGGGCGCAGCAACAAACAGTTCAGAATCTCTTCCAAAGTGTTCAACTCAACATCAACAACCCCAACTTCTTGATCATGCAGGGACGGATCACCAAGGTTTTGAACATGAAGGCTGTCGAAATTCTCTCAATGATTGAGGAAGCCGCAGGCACGCGAATGTTCGAGGACCGGAGGGAAAAGGCGATCAAAACAATGAGCAAGAAGGAACTGAAGTTGCGCGAGATTGAAGAGCTTTTGAAAGAGGAGATTGAACCCAAGCTGGAGAAGCTTCGATCAGAGAAGCGCGCGTTCCTCGATTTCCAGCAAACACAGAATGACCTCGAGCGCCTGACTCGACTGGTGGTGGCTCATGACTATGTACGAGGTGGAGAACGTCTACGTGTGGCCGGAGAAGAGTGCGACAGAAAACGAAGCAAAGTCCGGGCGTTGGAGGAGAACACGGAAAAGCTGAGGAGCGAAATTGCTCATTTGGAGGAGGACGTGAAACGGGTCCGAACTGCTCGCGACAAAGAGCTCAGGAAAGGTGGCAAGTTCCAAGCACTCGAGGACGAAGTCAAAAATTATTCGCACGAATTGGTTCGCTTGACAACTGTCTTTGACTTGAAAAACGCTAGtgcagaagaggagaaggagaagaggacggcGATCCAAAAATCTGTCCGCGAATTGGAGAAAACactcaaggagaagaagaaaatttACGATCGGCTCCAGGCGCAATACGATGCGGCCAAGGCTCAACTCGATGCGCAAAATGTGGAGGTGGAACAAAAGGAAGAGCTTCTGCAGACCCTTCAAACCGGAGTCGCGTCgaaagaaggccaagaaagtGGATACCAGGGTCAACTGCAAGACGCCCGCAATCGAGTCAGCAATGCCGCAACAGTCCAAGAACAAGCGAAATTAAAGATTAGCAACTTCGAGAAGAggatcaaggaagaggaaccTCGTGCTAGGAAAGCCAAGGAACAGAACTCAGGGCTGCTcaaagatcttgaagagatgaAATCGCAGGCCAGACAGCTAGAGTCTGAGCTCACTCGGCTCGGTTTCGAACCTGGCAAGGAGGAGCAGATCTACCAGGAGCAAGCTGGCCTTCAGCGCGATATTCGGGATCTCCGCCAGAGGGCAGACGCACTCAGGAGGAAGGCTGCCAATATCGATTTCAACTACCAGGATCCACACCCAAGGTTCGACCGATCAAAAGTCAAGGGTCTGGTTGCTCAGCTTTTCACACTGAACAAGGATCAAGTTGCGGCTGCTACGGCCTTGGAAATCTGCGCCGGTGGGCGCCTTTACAACGTGGTGGTTGATTCGGCCGAAACTGGCACTCAACTGCTCCAGAACGGTAAACTGCGCAAGCGAGTTACCATCATCCCACTTAACAAGATCTCTGCGTTCAGAGCTTCAGCAGAGAAGATTGGTGCTGCACAGAACATTGCTCCTGGGAAGGTTGATCTTGCACTGTCTCTCATTGGATATGACGAGGAGGTTGTCGCCGCGATGAATTACGTGTTTGGCAACACCCTCATTTGCCAGGATGCCGAGACTGCGAAGAGAGTGACCTTCGATCCTTCTGTCCGAATGAAAAGTGTCACCTTTGACGGTGATGTCTATGACCCATCTGGCACACTCTCTGGCGGCAGCTCTCCCAATTCGAGTGGAGTGCTCGTCACTCTGCAAAAACTCAATGAGATCACCAAGGAGATGCGCAGCAAGGAGCGTCAATTGGCCTCTCTCGAAGAGACCATGATtcgagaaaagaagaagctggatgCCGTCCGGGCCATCAAACAAGAGTTAGATCTCAAGTCCCATGAGATCAAACTCACACAAGAGCAAATCAACGGCaactcttcttcttcg ATCATCCAAGCTGTTGAGGAGATGAAATCGAACATTGAGCAGCTTAAGACGGATATTGTCGACGCCAAGACTCGTCACGCTGAAGCTATCAAGGACATCAAGCGCATCGAGAAGGACATGAGCGAattcaacaacaacaaagaTACCAAACTGGCCGAGTTGCAGGATTCCCTGAACTCGCTCAAGAAGAGTCTCAACAAAAACTCCGCTTCCGTCAAAGAGCTCCAAAAAGAGCTGCAGTCATCTAGACTGGACTCGGAACAAGTAGGCAGTGACCTCTCCGCCGCTGAAGAACAACTGGCCGAGTCCGAGAACACGCTTCAAGCGCAGGTGGAAGAGATCCAGTCTCTGCAACGTGAGCAGTCGCGACTCAAG GACGCACATGAAATCGCCCAAGCACAGCTTGACGATGAGCGCGCAAAGTTGACCGGCTTCGATGAAGAACTGCGCGACCTGGAAGAGGCAATGCAGTCAAAGTCATCACAGATTACAGAGGGCGGCCTGGAGATGCAAAAGCTCGGCCACCAACTTGAAAAGCTTCAGAAAGACCAGCAAAATGCCGCTCAGGCTGTTTCTCACATGGAGCAAGAGCATGAATGGATCGCAGATGAAAAAGAGCAGTTTGGTCGTCCGAATACGCCATACCATTTCCAGAACCAGAACATTGCAGAGTGCAAGTCCACGCTACGCAATTTGACCGAACGTTCCCAGGgtatgaagaagaagattaACCCCAAGGTGATGAACATGATCGATAgtgtggagaagaaggaggctgcGCTCAAGAATATGATGCGGACCGTCATTCGCGATAAGAGCAAGATTGAGGAGACgatcatcaatctcaacgAGTATAAGAAGGAGGCTCTTCACAAGACCTGGGTAAAGGTCAACGGAGATTTTGGCCAAATCTTCAATGAGCTCCTGCCTGGCAGTTTTGCCAAGCTGGACCCTCCAGAGGGCAAGGACATCACTGATGGTCTCGAGGTCAAGGTCTCCCTTGGCAAGGTCTGGAAGCAGAGCCTCACTGAGCTCAGTGGAGGACAGcg TTCTTTGATTGCTCTGTCGCTTATCATGGCCCTGCTGCAATTCAAACCAGCGCCTATGTACATTCTTGACGAGGTTGATGCTGCTCTCGATCTTTCCCACACCCAAAATATTGGACGGTTGATCAAGACACGATTCAAGGGCTCTCAGTTCATCGTTGTGTCACTCAAGGATGGCATGTTCCAAAACGCAAATCGCATTTTCCGTACGCGTTTTAGCGAGGGAACTAGTATCGTGCAAGCCCTGACGCCCGCTGACATGAAGTGA
- a CDS encoding DNA replication complex GINS protein psf2, with translation MAFPLPRGIIASEIAFLAEMETVTVVPRQRLEGLELLGGPVEPLVPPRRASLPLWLALLLKRQRRANIIPPLWLHPESLSLILEVESQHQDYKNAFSPPLPLPGQPSARDQGLEPNARPQYTLDGSRYYAAPPFLPQNTAQTTTPSRDPPALPFHWVEVGNMLLDAASDDLIDPDQIRRLLKDLREVRMAKMRSGVDVLDDAAIGGGGVALTGVGAMELGEERGFLSGVVDGLRKIGASKEQARREQLAEQRANGGYDGTQDEEEDYMEF, from the exons ATGGCATTTCCATTGCCGCGGGGCATTATCGCTTCGGAGATCGCTTTCctggcggagatggagacggTGACGGTTGTTCCTCGTCAGCGCCTGGAAGGGCTGGAGTTACTTGGG GGCCCAGTTGAACCTCTCGTACCACCCCGTCGCgcctctcttcctctgtgGCTGGCGTTGCTACTTAAACGCCAGCGCCGCGCCAACATCATACCGCCTCTCTGGCTTCACCCAGAGTCTCTCAGCCTGATCCTCGAAGTTGAGTCACAACATCAAGATTACAAGAACGccttctcccctcctctgCCATTACCTGGACAGCCCAGCGCTCGGGACCAAGGGCTTGAACCCAATGCGCGACCCCAGTATACGTTAGACGGCAGCAGATACTATGCAGCACCGCCGTTTTTGCCTCAAAATACAGCCCAAACAACAACGCCTTCAAGAGATCCTCCTGCCTTACCGTTCCACTGGGTAGAAGTCGGGAACATGTTGCTCGACGCCGCCAGTGACGACCTTATAGATCCGGATCAGATTCGGAGGTTGCTCAAAGATCTTCGAGAAGTAAGAATGGCTAAGATGCGTTCCGGCGTAGACGTTCTGGATGACGCTGCCATAGGCGGAGGCGGAGTTGCACTGACCGGAGTCGGCGCAATGGAACTGGGCGAAGAACGAGGCTTCTTATCAGGAGTCGTCGATGGCCTTCG AAAAATTGGCGCGTCCAAGGAACAGGCTCGCCGAGAGCAATTGGCGGAACAAAGAGCCAATGGTGGGTACGATGGAACCcaagatgaggaagaggattaTATGGAATTCTAA
- a CDS encoding Rab GDP-dissociation inhibitor: MDEIAPEYDVVVLGTGLTECVLSGVLSVKGNKVLHIDRNDHYGGEAASVNIETLFKKYGNVPAGEEPWKKYGRVNDWNIDLVPKLLMANGELTNILVSTDVTRYLEFKQIAGSYVQQGKGSKATVAKVPSDAGEALRSSLMGLFEKRRAKKFLEWVGEFNLENPATHQGMFRLSISSCTMKEVYDKFGLEDNTRDFVGHSMALWPSDEYVNKPGAAVETIDRIRLYVNSMARYGKSPYIYPLYGLGELPQGFARLSAIYGGTYMLNTDVDEVLYDEAGKVSGIKATMKDRDDQAAAMKFETKTKKIIADPSYFPNKVKVSGYLLKAICILKHPVDKTDGSDSLQLIIPQSQIGRKHDIYIAVVSSAHNVCPKGYYIAIVSTIAENDANHHLELEPGFERLGAIEEKFMGPPIPIYEPLESGEKDNIFISKSYDSTSHFETTTNDIRDLYRRAAGEELKVEGLREGQQLAQE; encoded by the exons atggatgagatCGCACCTGAATATGATGTGGTGGTGCTCGGCACTG GCCTGACCGAGTGTGTGTTGTCTGG aGTCCTGAGTGTGAAGGGTAACAAGGTCCTGCACATTGATCGTAATGACCACTACGGAGG CGAGGCGGCCTCGGTCAACATCGAAACT CTCTTCAAGAAGTACGGCAATGTCCCCGCGGGCGAGGAACCCTGGAAGAAATATGGAAGAGTGAACGACTGGAACATCGATCTGGTTCCCAAGCTGTTGATGGCAAACGGTGAACTCACAAACATCTTGGTCTCGACCGATGTCACAAGATATCTCGAATTCAAGCAGATTGCAGGCAGCTATGTCCAACAGGGCAAGGGTTCCAAGGCGACCGTGGCCAAGGTGCCTTCCGATGCCGGTGAAGCTCTGCGATCGTCTCTGATGGGCTTGTTCGAGAAGCGTCGGGCCAAGAAGTTCCTGGAATGGGTTGGCGAGTTCAATCTGGAGAATCCGGCGACTCATCAAGGCATGTTCC GTCTCAGCATCTCCAGCTGCACCATGAAGGAGGTGTACGACAAGTTCGGACTTGAGGACAACACGCGTGATTTCGTTGGACACTCCATGGCTCTCTGGCCCTCGGACGAGTATGTCAACAAGCCCGGCGCCGCCGTGGAGACCATCGACCGTATTCGTCTCTATGTCAACTCCATGGCCCGCTACGGCAAGTCGCCGTACATCTATCCTCTGTACGGCCTGGGTGAGCTGCCCCAGGGCTTTGCTCGTCTGTCGGCGATCTACGGTGGCACTTACATGCTGAACACCGACGTCGACGAGGTTCTGTATGATGAGGCTGGCAAGGTCTCCGGTATCAAGGCCACGATGAAGGATCGCGATGATCAGGCTGCGGCCATGAAGTTTgagaccaagaccaagaagatcatcgccgATCCTTCCTACTTCCCTAACAAGGTCAAGGTGTCTGGATATCTGCTCAAGGCGATCTGTATTCTGAAGCACCCCGTCGACAAGACCGACGGCAGCGACTCCTTGCAGTTGATTATTCCTCAATCTCAGATCGGCCGCAAGCACG ACATCTACATCGCCGTCGTCTCGTCTGCCCACAACGTCTGCCCCAAGGGGTATTATATCGCCATTGTCTCCACCATTGCTGAGAACGACGCCAACCACCATCTCGAGCTTGAGCCTGGATTTGAGCGTCTCGGCGCCATTGAGGAGAAGTTCATGGGACCACCCATTCCGATCTACGAACCTCTGGAGAGCGGCGAGAAGGATAACATTTTCATTTCCAAGAGCTACGACTCAACATCCCACTTTGAGACTACCACCA ATGATATCCGGGATCTGTACCGTCGTGCCGCGGGTGAGGAGCTCAAGGTGGAAGGTCTTCGTGAGGGGCAACAGCTTGCCCAGGAGTAA
- a CDS encoding 54S ribosomal protein L4, with translation MHRPVVTRIAQHGGAALAELPPPYLAPSLHFSRSRAPVQTSSFSTTAAVAARRGRDMNRTRGVSAIHRTGPRFNLSASKYPLPKPVSRDQMKARPSTPNHGLWGFFPPTHEALSTTEYDAAFGRPWSVQELRNKSWEDLHKLWWVCVKERNRIATSNLERSRLKAGFGDHEANQRDDAIVVTQKTIKHVLRERFYAWEDANRLYAKGYRPQDQDTMEETPLEELAPAEDPFKEGAVKETKL, from the exons ATGCATCGTCCAGTGGTCACCCGTATAGCTCAGCATGGAGGTGCAGCGCTTGCTGAGCTCCCTCCACCTTACCTTGCCCCCTCCCTCCATTTCTCGAGGAGTCGGGCTCCCGTGCAaacctccagcttctctacGACCGCCGCTGTCGCTGCTCGTCGTGGACGGGACATGAACAGGACCCGCGGTGTGTCCGCAATTCACCGCACTGGGCCGCGCTTCAACCTGAGTGCCTCCAAATATCCTCTGCCCAAGCCTGTCTCGCGGGACCAGATGAAAGCCCGCCCTTCCACCCCGAACCATGGCCTCTGGGGGTTCTTCCCTCCCACGCATGAGGCACTGAGCACCACCGAGTACGATGCTGCCTTTG GGCGACCATGGTCGGTCCAAGAGCTGCGCAACAAAAGCTGGGAGGATCTTCACAAGTTGTGGTGGGTTTGCGTGAAGGAACGCAATCGCATTGCCACCTCAAATCTGGAGCGATCACGGTTGAAGGCTGGATTCGGTGACCACGAAGCCAATCAGCGTGACGACGCG ATCGTCGTTACTCAAAAGACCATCAAGCACGTTCTCCGCGAGCGCTTCTATGCCTGGGAGGATGCCAACCGTCTTTACGCAAAAGGATATCGCCCTCAAGACCAGGACACGATGGAAGAGACTCctctggaagagctggcACCTGCGGAAGACCCTTTCAAAGAAGGTGCTGTGAAGGAGACCAAGCTGTGA